In Salmo salar unplaced genomic scaffold, Ssal_v3.1, whole genome shotgun sequence, a single genomic region encodes these proteins:
- the LOC106608104 gene encoding uncharacterized protein encodes MVIEKLPTWHTLDESTLFPRYFNKIALNQCGIDIELTYVSSGHCMVRNLLCRDTPTEREAKERVRERTMVKMAVLGLLGSLLYLLTGVSGETLSMFSRVGDDVSLPCNNVVYPNCSSTTWIYNRDGTAIELVGLGKVKKQLNNIADRLSLGSNCSLHVSDVRAEDAGQYTCQQYLTETGLRHGADAPVHLSVLTSSPPPIQILVLHVAVGVAVGAAVCVVAAVIVVHRRRTHNRMSADDKIDLTAGSHSNLSTNEDKHQPAGNITYASILHFNQNPPQNVDVQGEDAVTYSSVKPSTTRGRETENSADPSSLYSTVSKPQGAKTPTTILYSLKRNHGKIECCLMSLAVSLSTLLTYLKPDRPVTIRCSLHTSDGPGICKSFLNSKVNLSWVDETGRKLQGDSRYQLTGPRCDITLTVTFQKEDNNRKWMCQLTKMEQVKTSVDFTSTFSDIKDTDDDVGEEKDGLKQSVLIGLSMGVVVCVAVCVAAALVLTFRRRAYSVSGNQMPINPGNMVQANNRDVSKWVVNKIIHFDCYCEYSVTVCVCVCVCV; translated from the exons ATGGTGATAGAGAAACTTCCCACTTGGCACACACTGGATGAATCGACATTGTTTCCACGATATTTCAACAAAATTgcattgaaccaatgtggaatagacattgaattgacgtaTGTGTCCAGTGGGCACTGTATGGTGAGAAACTTGTTGTGCAGAGACactccgacagagagagaggcaaaggagagagtgagggagaggacaaTGGTTAAAATGGCTGTTTTGGGACTGCTTGGGTCCCTTTTATATCTGCTAACAG GTGTCAGTGGAGAAACTCTCTCTATGTTCTCCAGAGTGGGAGATGATGTCAGTCTGCCGTGTAACAATGTGGTTTATCCAAACTGCTCCTCAACTACATGGATCTATAACAGAGATGGAACTGCTATTGAACTAGTCGGTCTAGGGAAGGTGAAAAAACAACTCAACAACATAGCAGACAGACTGAGTTTAGGGTCTAACTGTTCTCTACATGTTAGTGATGTCAGAGCTGAGGATGCTggacaatacacctgtcaacagtaccttacagagactggactacGACATGGAGCTGATGCCCCTGTTCATCTATCTGTTCTAACCA GTTCTCCTCCACCAATCCAGATCCTCGTCCTCCATGTGGCTGTAGGAGTGGCTGTCGGAGCAGCTGTGTGTGTTGTTGCTGCTGTCATCGTAGTACACAGAAGGAGAACGC ATAACCGAATGTCAGCTGATGACAAAATT gaTCTGACTGCAGGAAGCCATTCTAACCTATCAACCAATGAGGACAAG CATCAACCTGCTGGCAATATCACCTATGCCTCCATCCTCCACTTCAATCAAAACCCCCCGCAGAATGTTGAT gTCCAGGGTGAGGATGCAGTGACCTATTCCTCTGTTAAGCCCTCTActaccagagggagagagacagagaactctGCTGACCCCAGCTCCCTCTACTCCACTGTCAGCAAACCTCAGGGAGCCAAGAca CCTACAACAATACTTTATTCCTTGAAGAGAAACCATGGTAAAATTGAATGTTGTCTTATGTCTCTTGCAGTCTCCTTGTCCACACTACTGACATATCTAAAGCCTGATAGACCAGTAACAATAAGGTGCTCTCTGCACACCTCTGACGGACCTGGAATCTGTAAGTCATTCCTCAATAGTAAAGTTAATCTGAGCTGGGTGGATGAGACTGGTAGGAAGCTACAGGGAGACTCCAGATACCAGCTCACAGGGCCTCGCTGTGATATCACTCTGACTGTGACATTCCAGAAGGAGGACAACAACAGGAAGTGGATGTGTCAGTTGACTAAAATGGAACAAGTGAAGACCTCCGTTGACTTCACCTCCACATTCTCAG ATATTAAAGACACGGATGATGACGTTGGAGAGGAAAAGGACG GTCTTAAACAGTCGGTGCTGATCGGGCTGTcaatgggggtggtggtgtgtgtggctgtgtgtgtggccgCAGCTCTGGTTCTTACCTTCAGAAGGAGGGCGT ATTCTGTTTCAGGAAATCAGATGCCAATCAACCCAGGAAATATGGTGCAAGCAAACAACAGGGACGTAAGTAAATGGGTTGTCAACAAAATAATTCACTTTGATTGTTACTGTGAAtatagtgtgactgtgtgtgtgtgtgtgtgtgtgtgtgtg